The DNA window GTTTCGCCACGTTGCGCCCGGCCGACGCCCCGGAGGCGTGACGTTTCGGGAAGGACCGGCTCGTGGAGGCAGTGCTCTCCAGCTACCTCGCCCATCTGGCGGTGGAGCGGGGCCTGGCCGCCAACACGCTCGCGTCCTACCGCCGTGACCTGCGCCGCTACATGGAGCACCTGCGGGCGCGCGGCCGTGGCGAGCTCGGCGAGGTGGGGGAGGCCGACGTCCAGGCCTTCCTCGCCGCGCTGCGCGAGGGCGACGGGGAGCATCCCGCGCTCGTCGCCAGCTCGGCCGCGCGCGCGGTCTCGGCCGTACGCGGCCTGCACCGTTTCGCCCTGCGCGAAGGCGTCACCGCCCACGACCCCGCCCACCAGGTGCGCCCGCCGCGCCAGCTCCGCCGGCTGCCCAAGGCCATCACGGTGGACGAGGTCGAGCGGCTCATCGCCGCCTCCGGCCCCGACGGCGCCCCCCTGACCCTGCGCAACCGCGCCCTGCTGGAGGTCCTGTACGGCACCGGCGCGCGCATCTCCGAGGCCGTCGGCCTGGCCGTCGACGACCTGGAGGACGACCAGGTGCGCCTGCGCGGCAAGGGCGGCCGCACCCGCGTCGTCCCCCTGGGCCGCTACGCCCGCGCCGCGCTCGACGCCTACCTCGTCCGCGCCCGGCCCGGCCTGCTCGCGCACGGGCGCGGCACGCCCGCCGTCTTCCTCAACGCCCGCGGCGGACGACTGACCAGGCAGGGCGCCTGGGAAGTGCTCCAGGCCGCCGCCGAACGGGCCGGACTCGACGGGATAAGCCCGCACGTTCTACGCCATTCATTCGCAACCCACCTCCTTGACGGCGGCGCCGACGTTAGGGTGGTCCAGGAACTGCTCGGCCACGCCTCGGTCACGACCACGCAGGTCTACACCCTGGTCACGGTCGACAAGCTCCGCGAGGTCTACGCGGCCGCGCACCCGCGCGCCCGGCAGTGATCTATAGTTTTTGCGACGTGCGGCACCGACGGCGTGCCGCCTTGCCGCGTTAAGTGGTGACGCCATAGTGTCCGTCCGGACGGTCCGGTTCGGGACCGTCAGGGAGGTTCGAGCTGGTGACTGTGACGACCAAGGGTTCGACCCCGGGGACCCCCGACAACCCCTGGGGCGACACGAAGACCAACGCGCCTTCCAACGGCGTCAACCTAGGGCCCACCCAGCGGCCCCGGCCGGTGTTCCCCGAGCCGGTGCCCCCCGCCGTGCACGGCCCGGCGCGCGTGGTCGCGATGGTCAACCAGAAGGGCGGGGTCGGCAAGACCACGACCACCATCAACCTGGGCGCCGCGCTCGTCGAATGCGGCCTCAAGGTGCTGCTGGTCGACTTCGACCCCCAGGGCGCGCTCTCCGTCGGCCTCGGCATCAACCCGCTCCAGCTCGACCTGACCGTCTACAACCTCCTCATGGAGCGCGGCGTCACCGCCGAGGAGGTGCTGCTGCAGACCGGCGTCGAGGGCCTCGACCTGCTGCCCAGCAACATCGACCTGTCCGCCGCCGAGGTCCAGCTCGTCACCGAGGTGGCCCGCGAGCAGGTGCTCGGCCGCGTCATCAAGCCGCTGCTGCCGCACTACGACGTCTGCCTCATCGACTGCCAGCCGTCGCTCGGCCTGCTCACCATCAACGCGCTCACCTGCGCCCACGGCGTCATGGTGCCGCTCGAGTGCGAGTTCTTCGCGCTGCGCGGCGTCGCGCTGCTCATGGACACCATCTCCAAGGTCCAGGAGCGCCTCAACGAGGACCTCGAGATCGAGGGCCTGCTCGCCACCATGTACGACGCCCGCACCCTGCACGGCCGCGAGGTGCTGGCCCGCGTGGTCGAGGCGTTCGGCGACAAGGTGTTCCACACGGTCATCAACCGCACCGTGCGCTTCCCCGACGCCACCGTCGCCGGCGAGCCGATCACCACGTTCGACCCCTCCTCGCTGGGCGCCAACGCCTATCGCGAGCTGGCCCGCGAAGTGCTCTCGCGCTGGCCGGCACCTGCCACAATGGCCAGGTGACCACCGCCGCCGAGCAGAGCGACCCCCAGGGCTTCCAGGTCCACCTGGACGTCTTCGAAGGGCCCTTCGATCTGCTCCTCGGCCTCATCGCCAAGCACAAGCTCGACATCACCGAGGTCTCCCTCTCCAAGGTCACCGACGAGTTCATCGCCTACATCCGCTCCCGGGGCCCCGAGTGGGACCTCGACCAGACCAGCCACTTCCTGCTGGTCGCGGCCACGCTGCTCGACCTGAAGGCGGCCAGGCTGCTGCCCTCCGGCGAGGTGGAGGACGAGGAGGACCTGGCGCTGCTGGAGGCCAGGGACCTGCTGTTCGCGCGGTTGCTGCAGTACAAGGCGTACAAAGAGGTGGCGAAGGTCTTCTCCGGGCTCATGGCGGAGGAGGCGCTGCGCTTCCCGCGTACCGTGCAGATGGAGCCCCAGTTCGCGAACCTGCTGCCCGAGCTGGTGCTCGGCATCGGGCCCGAGCAACTCGCCAGGATCGCGGCCCGGGCCTTCACCCCCAAAGCGCCGCCCACCGTCAGCATCGGGCACATCTACCAGCCGCTGGCCAGCGTCAAGGAGCAGGCCGCGATCCTCGTCATGCACCTGCGGCGGCTGCGCCGGGCCACCTTCCGCGCGCTCGTCGCCGACTGCACGGGGACCTTCGAGGTCATCGCGCGGTTCCTGGCCGTGCTGGAGCTGTTCCGGGAGGCGGCGGTGACGTTCGAGCAGGTCGAGCCGCTGGGCGACCTGCACGTCACCTGGACCGGGGCCGACGAAGGGGACGTGGCGGTGGGGGACGACTACGAGGAATCAGCGGAGAAGCCACGCAATGACTGACAGCCCCAACCCGCCCGACTCCCGCCAGCCCCTGCCCGCCTGGATGACCCTCCCAGGCTCCCTGGCCCACCCCCCGGACCCCACCCCCACCGACCCCCCTCCGCCCGAAGAGGCGCGTCAGCCTGGGGAGGCCCGTCAGCCTGGCGAGGCCCGTCAGCCTGGGGAGGCGCCTGGGCCCGCCAAGGTCCCTCAGTCCGACGACGCCCCTCAACCCAGGGAGGCGGCCAGGCCCGCCGAGGTGTCTGGGCCTACGGCGGCAGAAGCGTCCGAGCCCGCCGAGCCCTCTCAGGCGGCAGAAGCGTTCGAGCCCGCCGTCTTCTCCTCCGGGACGGCACCGGCGGGGCAGGGGACACTGGGCGGCGCCGCGACACCTCCGCCGGCGCCGACGGCTGCCGAGCAGCCGGAGCCGCCGTTCTCCGATTCGGGGGCCGACGCAGGCAGCCAGTTCGCCGGCGGCGGTGACCAGGGGGAGGTGCGGGAGCGGGCGGAAGGGCCGACGCTGCAGGCGGCTCTGGAGGCTATCCTGCTGGTGGTCGATGAGCCCGTCGCCGAGGTGACCCTCGCGCAGGTGCTGGAGCGCCCCACCCACGAGGTGGCCGCCGCGCTGCGCGGGCTCGCGGCGGAATACACCGCCTCCGGGCGGGGTTTCGATCTGAGAGAGGTCGCAGGCGGCTGGCGGTTCTACACGCGCGCCGACTGCGCCGCGCTGGTCGAGCGGTTCGTCCGCGACGGCCAGCAGTCGCGGCTGACCCAGGCCGCGTTGGAGACTCTCGCGGTCGTGGCCTACCGGCAACCGGTGAGCCGCGCCCGTGTCGCCGCCGTACGCGGCGTCAACAGCGACGGCGTCATGCGGACGCTCGTCGCCAGGGGGCTGGTCGAGGAGGCCGGCACCGACCCGGAGAGCCAGGCAGTGCTCTACCGGACAAGCTCATACTTCCTTGAACGTCTGGGACTACGGGACCTGAGCGAGCTCCCCGAGCTCGCGCCCTTCCTCCCCGACGACGTGGAGAACCTCGAGGAGACAACAAAGTGATCAACAGGCGAAGCACCCCGTCCGGTGATGGACGCGGTCGTGGACGCACCGGCGGCTCGGACCGAAGTGCCGGCCGTGGCGGGCGTCCCGCCTTCCGCACGGAGCGCGACGACCGCGGGTACGGCGGCCGGACGTCCGGCGACCGCGACCGGTCCTACGGCGACCGTGACCGCGGCCGGTCGGCCGGCGACCGCTCGTACGGCGGTGACCGTGACAACCGTGGCTACGGCCGCGACTCCGGCGGCGACGGCCGGCCTTCGCGCGACTCCCTCCGCGCCGACCGCGGGGGCTCCCGCGCCCGGTACGGCGGACGTGACGGCGCGAGCGAGGGCCGCTACCCCCGAGATGACCGAAACCGCCGCGATGACCGTTACGCCGGCGACCGCGGCGGCGACCGTGACCGCGGCTCCTGGCCGCGCGGCGACCGCGACGACCGGCCCGCCCGTGCCGACCGGGACGGCGGGTACTCCCGGGACGACCGCTCCGACCGCTCCGACCGGCCTGACAGGTACGGTCGCAGCGCCCGCGCCGAGCGCCCGCGCGGCGAAGGCTTCGGCGGCCCCCGGGGCGACCGTGACCGCGACCGATCCGGCGACCGCTCGTACGGTGGTGACCGGTCAGGTGAGCGGGGCGGCAACCGGGGCTGGGACCGCGACCGCGACGGTAACCGCGGCGGCTACCGAGCCGACCGCCCCGAGCGCCGCACCGACCGGTCCACCGACCGCCCCGAGCGGCGGACGGATCGTTTCGGTGACCGTCCTGAGCGGCGTACGGATCGGTTCGGTGACCGTCCTGAGCGGCGTACCGACCGGTTCGGTGACCGTTCTGAGGGGCGTGGCGAGCGGTTCGGTGAGCGTTCCGAGGGGCGTGGCTACCGGTCGGATGACCGGGGCGGCTACCGGTCCGAGCGGGGCGGGGGCCGTTCCGAGCAGGGCGCGCCCCGCGAGGCGGGGTCGACCCGTTCCCGCTACGGCAGGCGTGACGGCGACGCGCCCCGCGGCGTCGTACGGGCGAACGCCCGTGGCGGCAGGCGCGACGACGTCCAGACGATCGGCAGGGCCGGCAGGACCGGCGGGCCGGGAGGCGGCGCGTCCGGTGACCGCAAGGGTCCCGGCAGCCCCCAGCAGGCCCGGATCAAGGCGGGCCGCCAGCCCATCCGCGACCGCGACCTGTTCCCCGAGGGCTACACCGACGAGCGTGACACCACCGAGGTCCCGGACGGCGTCCGGCTGCAGAAGGTGCTCGCGCAGGCGGGCGTGGCCAGCCGCAGGGCGTGCGAGGAGATGATCGGCGAGGGCCGCGTCACGGTGAACGGCCAGGTCGTACGGCGCTTCGGCGCCAAGGTCGACCCGGCCAAGCAGGTCATCCATGTGGACGGCAAGCGCATCCCGACGGCCCCCGACCTGGTCTACTACGCGCTGAACAAGCCCATCGGCGTCGTGTCCACCATGGAGGACCCGCAGGGCCGCCCGTGCCTGGCCGACTTCGTCCAGGAGCTGGCGCCGAGGCTGTTCCACGTGGGCCGGCTCGACACCGAGACCGAGGGCCTGCTGCTGCTCACCAACGACGGCGAGCTGGCCAACCGGCTCACCCACCCGAGTTACGGCGTGCAGAAGAAGTACTGGGCGAAGGTGCCCGGCCCGATCCCGAGGGACCTCGGGCGGCGGCTCAAGCAGGGCATCGAGCTGGAGGACGGCCTCGCCAGGGCCGACAGCTTCGCCATCGTGCAGGAGCACGCCCAGCAGGCGCTGGTCGAGGTCGTCCTGCACGAGGGGCGCAAGCACGTCGTCAGGCGGATGCTGGAGGAGGCGGGGCACCGGGTCATCGACCTGGCCAGGATCGAGTTCGGCCCGGTGAAGCTGGGCCGCACCAAGCCCGGCACGATCCGCGCGCTGACCCTGAAAGAGGTCGGCGAGCTGTACGCGGCCGTGAAGCTGTAATCTGTCCGAACGCAGGAGCCCGTGCGTGCTTTGTCCCGTACGGGCTCTCCCGCTTGTCAGAAGGGGACGAACCACATGGTGCGGGCGGTCCGTGGGGCGATCCAGGTGGACGCCGACGATCGTGACTCGATCATCGAGGGCACGACCGAGCTGGTGAGCACGCTCATGGAGCGCAACCGGCTGACCACGGACGACGTGATCAGCGTGCTGTTCACGGCCACGCCCGACCTGACGGCGGAGTTTCCCGCGCTGGCGGCGCGCAAGCTGGGCTTCCACGAGGTGCCGCTGATCTGCTGCTCCGAGATAGGCGTGCCGGGCGCGCTGCCCCGCGTCGTCCGCCTCATGGCCCACATCGAGACCGACCGGCCCCGTTCGGAGATCCACCACGTCTATCTGCGGGGCGCCGTCGCCCTCCGCCAGGACATCGCCCAGTAAGCCCCGGCCAGGGGCGGCCCGACACACCAGGACATCCAGATGGAACTACGCACCGTGCTCGTCGTCGGCACCGGTCTCATCGGCACCAGCACCGCGCTGGCGCTGCGCAGGCACGGCGTGCGGGTCCTGCTCGCCGATCGCGACCCCGGCGCCGTACGGCTGGCGCGCGAGCTCGGCGCGGGCGAGGAGTGGGCGCCGGAGACCCCGCCCGAGGAGGGCGTGGACCTGGCGGTGATCGCGGTGCCTCCGGCGTTCGTGGCGAACGAGCTGCTGGAGCTGCAGCGGCACGGCGCCGCCCGCTTCTACACCGACGTGGCGAGCGTCAAGGCCGAGCCCATCGACCGGGCCAGGCGGCTCGGCTGCGACCTGTCGTCCTATGTCGCCTCGCACCCGCTCGCCGGGCGGGAGCGGAGCGGCCCGGGCGCGGCCCGCGAGGACCTGTTCCTGGGCCGCCCGTGGGCGTTGTGCCCCACCGAGGAAGCCGCTCCCGGGGCGAAGGCCGCCGTGCTGCGGCTGGCGGAGCTGTGCGGGGCGAACCCGGTCGAGGTCGGCGCGGTCGAGCATGACCGGGCGGTGGCCGTCGTGTCCCACGCGCCGCACGTCACGGCCTCCGCCGTGGCCGCGCGGCTGGCCGACACCACGGACGTCGCGCTCGGCCTGGCCGGTCAGGGCGTCCGTGACGTCACCAGGATCGCCGGCAGCGACCCCGGCCTGTGGCTCGGCATCCTGTCCGGCAACGCGGCCCCGGTCGCCGAGGTGCTGGAGGCCGTCGCCCGGGACCTCACCGAGGCCGCCGGCGCGCTGCGCGCCCTGGCGGACGGCGACGGCACCGCCATGCAGGACATCACGCAGCTCCTCAAGCGGGGTGTCGCCGGGCACGACCGCATTCCGGGCAAGCACGGCGGGCCCGCCTCGGCGTACGCGGTGGTGCAGGTGGTCATCGGCGACCGTCCCGGTCAGCTCGCCCGCCTGTTCCAGGTGTGCGACGAGGTCGGGGTCAACGTCGAGGACGTCCGGCTGGAGCACGCGCCCGGGTTGCCGCTGGGCGTCGCCGAGCTGTCGGTGCAGCCCGACGCCGCGGCCTCGCTCGTCGAGGCGCTGCGCGACCGGGGCTGGCAGCTCCCCTGATCTGCCCGGGCTCCGGCGGGGTGCGCGACGGGTGCCGGCGGCCCGCCGCGCACGCTGGTCACCGCTCGGTCACTTCTTGGTGACCGCCTGGCTGACGGCGTTGGGGCCGTCGTACTCGCGGTCCGGCATGTTCTCCAGGGCCTTGACGATGTCGTCGTCCGCTCCGTGGTCGCGGGCGGCCTGGACCAGGTCGTTCTTGCTGGCGGGGTAGTCCACGCCGCTCAGGTGCTTCTGGAGCTGGATCGGGTTCGGTGCTGTACTCATATCGGCCTGCTGCCCGTCGTGCAGGGGAGGTAACAGCGGGCGCCGCGACGTCAGCCGCCGGTGCGTTCCAGGAGGCGGCGGTCGCGTTCGACGGCCGGGGGGAGGGCGCGGCGGGCGGCCAGCGCCCGCGGCAGGCGGGGTACGGCCGTGCGCAGCCCCTCCCAGCCCGCGGGTCCACGGCGCAGCGCGGCGAGGAGCCGGCGGGCCACCACCCTCCAGGGGCGGCGCAGGACCGCCGTGAGGACGGAGTTCCGCGCGGCCAGCACCTGGCGTCCCCGGGGGTCCTTGGGCGGTGACGGGTGGTGGTGGGCCACGACGTCGCCCACGTACGCGAGGCCCCATCCGCGCGCCGCCAGGTCGACCGCCAGCCGTTCCTCCTCCCCGAAGAAGAAGATCACGTCGTCGAACCCGCCCGCCTCCAGGAACGCCTCCCGCCGCACCACGACGCCGCACGCCAGGAAGCCCAGCACGCTCGGCCCCGGCAGGTCCGGCTCGGCGCCGAGCGGCGAGTGCGCCATCTGCTCGGACACGGGGTCCAGCCGCTCCTCGGGTCCCACGAGCACGCGCGCCCCCAGGACGGCCAGCCGC is part of the Nonomuraea coxensis DSM 45129 genome and encodes:
- the xerD gene encoding site-specific tyrosine recombinase XerD, giving the protein MEAVLSSYLAHLAVERGLAANTLASYRRDLRRYMEHLRARGRGELGEVGEADVQAFLAALREGDGEHPALVASSAARAVSAVRGLHRFALREGVTAHDPAHQVRPPRQLRRLPKAITVDEVERLIAASGPDGAPLTLRNRALLEVLYGTGARISEAVGLAVDDLEDDQVRLRGKGGRTRVVPLGRYARAALDAYLVRARPGLLAHGRGTPAVFLNARGGRLTRQGAWEVLQAAAERAGLDGISPHVLRHSFATHLLDGGADVRVVQELLGHASVTTTQVYTLVTVDKLREVYAAAHPRARQ
- a CDS encoding ParA family protein — encoded protein: MTTKGSTPGTPDNPWGDTKTNAPSNGVNLGPTQRPRPVFPEPVPPAVHGPARVVAMVNQKGGVGKTTTTINLGAALVECGLKVLLVDFDPQGALSVGLGINPLQLDLTVYNLLMERGVTAEEVLLQTGVEGLDLLPSNIDLSAAEVQLVTEVAREQVLGRVIKPLLPHYDVCLIDCQPSLGLLTINALTCAHGVMVPLECEFFALRGVALLMDTISKVQERLNEDLEIEGLLATMYDARTLHGREVLARVVEAFGDKVFHTVINRTVRFPDATVAGEPITTFDPSSLGANAYRELAREVLSRWPAPATMAR
- a CDS encoding segregation and condensation protein A; the encoded protein is MTTAAEQSDPQGFQVHLDVFEGPFDLLLGLIAKHKLDITEVSLSKVTDEFIAYIRSRGPEWDLDQTSHFLLVAATLLDLKAARLLPSGEVEDEEDLALLEARDLLFARLLQYKAYKEVAKVFSGLMAEEALRFPRTVQMEPQFANLLPELVLGIGPEQLARIAARAFTPKAPPTVSIGHIYQPLASVKEQAAILVMHLRRLRRATFRALVADCTGTFEVIARFLAVLELFREAAVTFEQVEPLGDLHVTWTGADEGDVAVGDDYEESAEKPRND
- the scpB gene encoding SMC-Scp complex subunit ScpB is translated as MRERAEGPTLQAALEAILLVVDEPVAEVTLAQVLERPTHEVAAALRGLAAEYTASGRGFDLREVAGGWRFYTRADCAALVERFVRDGQQSRLTQAALETLAVVAYRQPVSRARVAAVRGVNSDGVMRTLVARGLVEEAGTDPESQAVLYRTSSYFLERLGLRDLSELPELAPFLPDDVENLEETTK
- a CDS encoding pseudouridine synthase, which translates into the protein MINRRSTPSGDGRGRGRTGGSDRSAGRGGRPAFRTERDDRGYGGRTSGDRDRSYGDRDRGRSAGDRSYGGDRDNRGYGRDSGGDGRPSRDSLRADRGGSRARYGGRDGASEGRYPRDDRNRRDDRYAGDRGGDRDRGSWPRGDRDDRPARADRDGGYSRDDRSDRSDRPDRYGRSARAERPRGEGFGGPRGDRDRDRSGDRSYGGDRSGERGGNRGWDRDRDGNRGGYRADRPERRTDRSTDRPERRTDRFGDRPERRTDRFGDRPERRTDRFGDRSEGRGERFGERSEGRGYRSDDRGGYRSERGGGRSEQGAPREAGSTRSRYGRRDGDAPRGVVRANARGGRRDDVQTIGRAGRTGGPGGGASGDRKGPGSPQQARIKAGRQPIRDRDLFPEGYTDERDTTEVPDGVRLQKVLAQAGVASRRACEEMIGEGRVTVNGQVVRRFGAKVDPAKQVIHVDGKRIPTAPDLVYYALNKPIGVVSTMEDPQGRPCLADFVQELAPRLFHVGRLDTETEGLLLLTNDGELANRLTHPSYGVQKKYWAKVPGPIPRDLGRRLKQGIELEDGLARADSFAIVQEHAQQALVEVVLHEGRKHVVRRMLEEAGHRVIDLARIEFGPVKLGRTKPGTIRALTLKEVGELYAAVKL
- the aroH gene encoding chorismate mutase, with amino-acid sequence MVRAVRGAIQVDADDRDSIIEGTTELVSTLMERNRLTTDDVISVLFTATPDLTAEFPALAARKLGFHEVPLICCSEIGVPGALPRVVRLMAHIETDRPRSEIHHVYLRGAVALRQDIAQ
- a CDS encoding prephenate dehydrogenase yields the protein MELRTVLVVGTGLIGTSTALALRRHGVRVLLADRDPGAVRLARELGAGEEWAPETPPEEGVDLAVIAVPPAFVANELLELQRHGAARFYTDVASVKAEPIDRARRLGCDLSSYVASHPLAGRERSGPGAAREDLFLGRPWALCPTEEAAPGAKAAVLRLAELCGANPVEVGAVEHDRAVAVVSHAPHVTASAVAARLADTTDVALGLAGQGVRDVTRIAGSDPGLWLGILSGNAAPVAEVLEAVARDLTEAAGALRALADGDGTAMQDITQLLKRGVAGHDRIPGKHGGPASAYAVVQVVIGDRPGQLARLFQVCDEVGVNVEDVRLEHAPGLPLGVAELSVQPDAAASLVEALRDRGWQLP
- a CDS encoding DUF2795 domain-containing protein, with protein sequence MSTAPNPIQLQKHLSGVDYPASKNDLVQAARDHGADDDIVKALENMPDREYDGPNAVSQAVTKK
- a CDS encoding glycosyltransferase family 2 protein: MSEARVTVVVASKDRLRALARSLPRHPRPVILVDNGSSDGTAGFVRKHFPDVQVVEAGENLGAPARNIGVRLAETPYVAFADDDSWWAPGALERAADVLDAHPRLAVLGARVLVGPEERLDPVSEQMAHSPLGAEPDLPGPSVLGFLACGVVVRREAFLEAGGFDDVIFFFGEEERLAVDLAARGWGLAYVGDVVAHHHPSPPKDPRGRQVLAARNSVLTAVLRRPWRVVARRLLAALRRGPAGWEGLRTAVPRLPRALAARRALPPAVERDRRLLERTGG